From Penaeus monodon isolate SGIC_2016 chromosome 6, NSTDA_Pmon_1, whole genome shotgun sequence, the proteins below share one genomic window:
- the LOC119573835 gene encoding uncharacterized protein LOC119573835: MLRDLARPLTSSVLLASLALALSTSIDPLVKIRFMDAVIGVKDSSGSQQLRRLPYCLKSAALRNASCPCDTALCQHHLSFIGEGVSTFCLPANITGLCYRSELDPDKSCGCCVVQRQYLCE, translated from the exons ATGCTGCGTGACCTCGCTCGACCTTTGACCTCGTCTGTGTTATTGgcttctcttgctctcgctctttcgACGTCCATTGACCCCTTAGTGAAGATCAGGTTCATG GACGCCGTTATAGGGGTGAAGGATTCTTCTGGCAGTCAGCAGCTGCGGCGCCTCCCTTACTGCCTGAAGAGCGCCGCCCTTCGCAACGCCTCGTGCCCCTGCGACACGGCCCTCTGCCAACACCACCTCAGCTTCATAGGGGAGGGTGTCAGTACCTTCTGCCTCCCTGCCAACATCACGGGGCTCTGCTACCGTTCCGAACTCGACCCCGACAAGTCCTGCGGCTGCTGCGTCGTGCAACGCCAATACCTGTGCGAgtag